From the Pomacea canaliculata isolate SZHN2017 linkage group LG4, ASM307304v1, whole genome shotgun sequence genome, one window contains:
- the LOC112562096 gene encoding uncharacterized protein LOC112562096, producing MAQIERKVRFLGIWHENVITDTTMRQIIARAHAEKGQKARLRLTPKGLSVSRTVVFQEQSLTAFPLHNIYFLTLNQRHPTCLLCIVADPTRKYGIVAVKAATVLDAQQIIDTFNRLKNDPTLQPGNVVLSRKEDGNWTLRDRSVHNVNRHLTEVFHESPPGTPVIGTISNGEVVGYSRPTNPPVLNHEGEMLVARTSSGGFGYGSRMSTSGGSQNGDLTDIRNEVEHLSRELQDIRVMVERGGSRRESSSSKHMEDGSHYISSEVRAMGGDLQRNGRIPTDEWIESRPGEARVVVTDHRKGTPTTSTAGVVHAHGGGNLTLANGRMYRQITVPEALPRDDRDPASPTDTIVSGHHSHYEDVDQTFMSLPSAYSVRRRVSPERVPVPQDKERKWSASSSIASSRMGSGHVTFNPAVYHHGRESKSRTLRYKAGLSVPSTVVRPIEETYRLPKNATWRRQQHVYVVPDAQGHLVVTPAAGVVPGRRMRPASVHVMQGNGLRVFDEREELDDAFL from the coding sequence ATGGCCCAAATCGAAAGGAAGGTCCGCTTCCTGGGAATCTGGCACGAGAACGTCATCACGGACACCACCATGCGTCAGATcatcgcacgcgcgcacgcggAGAAAGGTCAGAAGGCGCGCCTGCGTCTGACTCCCAAAGGTCTGAGCGTCAGCCGCACGGTGGTGTTCCAGGAGCAGAGTCTGACGGCCTTCCCGCTGCACAACATCTACTTCCTGACACTCAACCAGCGCCACCCCACGTGTCTGCTGTGCATCGTGGCCGACCCCACCCGCAAGTACGGCATCGTCGCTGTCAAGGCTGCCACCGTGCTGGACGCGCAGCAGATCATCGACACATTCAACCGCCTCAAGAATGACCCCACCCTGCAGCCTGGAAATGTCGTGCTCAGTCGCAAAGAGGACGGCAACTGGACACTGCGGGATCGCAGCGTTCACAACGTCAACCGCCACCTGACGGAGGTCTTCCACGAATCCCCGCCGGGCACCCCGGTCATCGGCACTATCTCCAACGGGGAAGTGGTGGGGTACTCCcgacccaccaacccacccgtTCTCAACCACGAGGGGGAGATGCTAGTGGCGCGAACATCCTCGGGAGGGTTCGGTTATGGAAGCAGGATGTCCACTTCCGGCGGAAGTCAAAACGGGGATCTGACAGACATCCGGAACGAGGTAGAGCATCTGTCGCGGGAGCTGCAGGACATCAGGGTTATGGTGGAGCGTGGAGGAAGCCGCAGAGAGTCGAGCAGCAGCAAGCACATGGAGGATGGGTCTCACTACATCTCATCGGAAGTGCGAGCCATGGGAGGCGACTTGCAGCGGAACGGGAGGATACCGACCGACGAGTGGATCGAAAGCAGGCCTGGGGAGGCGAGAGTGGTGGTGACAGACCACCGAAAAGGAACAccaacaacatcaacagcaggAGTGGTACATGCCCACGGCGGGGGTAACTTGACCCTGGCTAATGGTCGGATGTATCGCCAGATTACTGTCCCGGAGGCTTTGCCGCGCGACGACCGCGACCCGGCTTCGCCCACCGACACCATCGTCTCCGGGCACCACAGCCACTACGAGGACGTCGACCAGACGTTCATGTCGCTGCCCTCGGCATACTCCGTGCGGCGCCGCGTCTCCCCCGAGCGTGTGCCGGTTCCGCAGGACAAGGAGCGGAAGTGGTCCGCTTCCTCCTCCATCGCCTCCTCACGCATGGGCAGCGGGCACGTGACCTTCAACCCCGCCGTTTACCATCATGGCCGCGAGAGCAAGTCTCGCACGTTGCGGTACAAAGCGGGGCTGTCCGTGCCCTCCACCGTGGTGAGGCCCATCGAGGAGACCTACCGGCTTCCCAAGAACGCCACCTGGCGGCGCCAGCAGCACGTCTACGTCGTCCCGGACGCACAGGGCCACCTGGTGGTGACCCCTGCTGCTGGGGTCGTGCCTGGCCGACGGATGCGTCCAGCCAGCGTACACGTCATGCAGGGCAACGGCCTGAGAGTGTTCGACGAGCGGGAAGAACTCGACGACGCCTTCCTCTGA
- the LOC112562095 gene encoding uncharacterized protein LOC112562095: protein MVAEKDELLRKRVLYIGSAVPLETADGLDGIQQPLRERYPVDDDNNIQGILSFISILPTGIQLQYVSDPSSILSFPIQSLTLCAAVRCVTTVNASTGEKVARFVSLSSPAAGGSNSKRPAIFTAITRRTEGRKVLECHGFICASSKDALELVQSTAYADRLCKGKVNGTLTSAVQSFHIDSSASTPRGGGMMHETNTLRSSAALGATSATFDEDLPLRLVPGENVSHRVAPEFFEPPPSHGYFYKTKDSQIKTYAVERVTDGESERLRAVSPPSVVVPSRPASERRVPVVTTTPLAPMTLARPATTLVPVRGMATSTATLIRPRFFSPPPPVLRQRPVAVPLAVPTTTVARDPYVFLPPAPTVIDVPYVIRRRPTRRDSDSSSRGSSRSSSPATNGRRLLNGDGAEGSSDVSSRPRTPPTDYEHGPRVSRREQFDRRKGVHREVNGEYGTLPVGVQPVLGAAGYPYDYYVYPSRYSTYGGGGYPPYVIERARSVPPPADRGKSKDQKKSRKTKEKKKQSDRHHRMYGVPSDISTDSVGYMSEAGPVGHPRMPRDFRRAENQFKHERAFSKSLAEENRGSGHDALGNAYSLNEHMSERAAVDHDFNMY, encoded by the coding sequence ATGGTGGCAGAAAAAGATGAGCTACTCCGGAAGCGAGTGCTGTACATCGGAAGTGCTGTGCCCTTGGAAACAGCCGACGGGCTGGACGGCATCCAGCAGCCGCTGCGAGAGCGCTACCCGGTGGATGACGACAACAACATCCAGGGGATCCTGTCCTTCATCAGCATCCTCCCCACCGGGATCCAGCTGCAGTACGTCAGTGACCCCAGCAGCATCCTGTCGTTCCCGATCCAGTCGCTGACGCTGTGCGCAGCTGTGCGTTGCGTCACCACCGTCAACGCCTCGACGGGGGAGAAGGTGGCCAGGTTCGTGTCCCTCAGCTCCCCGGCGGCCGGGGGATCCAACAGCAAGCGGCCGGCTATCTTCACGGCCATCACGCGGCGCACGGAAGGTCGCAAGGTGCTGGAATGCCACGGCTTCATCTGCGCATCCTCGAAGGATGCCCTGGAGCTCGTGCAGTCCACGGCCTATGCCGACCGCCTCTGCAAGGGCAAGGTCAATGGGACTCTCACCAGCGCGGTCCAGAGCTTCCATATTGATAGTTCCGCCTCCACGCCGCGCGGCGGCGGCATGATGCACGAGACCAACACGCTGCGGTCTTCTGCCGCGTTGGGGGCCACGTCGGCGACGTTTGACGAAGACCTTCCGCTGAGGCTGGTACCCGGGGAGAACGTGAGTCACCGGGTGGCCCCCGAGTTCTTCGAGCCCCCGCCGTCGCATGGCTACTTCTACAAGACCAAAGACTCGCAAATCAAGACCTACGCCGTGGAGCGGGTGACGGATGGAGAATCGGAGAGGCTGCGGGCGGTGTCGCCCCCTAGTGTCGTCGTTCCTTCGCGTCCCGCCAGCGAGCGGAGGGTGCCCGTGGTCACCACGACCCCTCTGGCCCCCATGACCCTGGCGCGCCCTGCGACCACGCTGGTGCCAGTGCGGGGGATGGCGACCTCCACGGCCACCCTCATCCGACCCCGcttcttctctcctcctcctcccgtcCTCCGCCAGCGGCCTGTGGCTGTGCCGCTAGCTGTGCCGACCACGACTGTAGCCCGGGATCCTTACGTCTTCCTCCCTCCGGCCCCCACGGTCATCGACGTGCCTTACGTCATCCGGCGGAGACCCACGCGTCGGGATTCCGATTCGTCCTCGCGAGGGTCATCAAGGTCTTCATCGCCAGCCACCAACGGTCGGCGTCTTCTCAACGGTGACGGAGCGGAAGGCTCAAGTGACGTCAGCTCTCGGCCCCGCACTCCGCCCACCGACTACGAGCACGGCCCGAGGGTCAGTCGTCGAGAACAGTTCGACCGTCGAAAAGGTGTCCACCGCGAGGTCAACGGAGAGTATGGGACGCTGCCGGTCGGCGTCCAACCAGTTCTCGGCGCGGCTGGGTACCCGTACGACTACTACGTCTACCCGTCCCGGTACTCCACCTACGGCGGCGGAGGCTACCCCCCTTACGTCATCGAGCGGGCCAGGTCTGTCCCCCCGCCCGCCGACCGCGGCAAGTCCAAGGACCAGAAGAAAAGTcggaaaacaaaagagaagaagaagcagtCGGACAGGCATCACCGGATGTACGGTGTGCCAAGCGACATCTCCACCGACAGCGTCGGGTACATGTCGGAAGCAGGTCCAGTAGGGCATCCGCGCATGCCCAGGGACTTCCGGCGAGCAGAAAACCAGTTCAAGCACGAGCGAGCCTTCTCCAAGAGCCTGGCGGAGGAGAACCGTGGCAGCGGCCATGACGCCTTAGGCAACGCCTACTCTTTAAACGAACACATGAGTGAAAGAGCAGCTGTCGACCACGACTTCAACATGTATTAA